A DNA window from Macadamia integrifolia cultivar HAES 741 chromosome 4, SCU_Mint_v3, whole genome shotgun sequence contains the following coding sequences:
- the LOC122077080 gene encoding ureide permease 1-like isoform X6, with protein MHVAFSLLPRHLACYYDSLREKRSASSAYLLGLLHHKSLSCCHHSFHLWSDWTQHTKHAEFHNSAFSGGIVLSLGNLSTQYAWALVGLSVTEVIASSITVVIGTTLNYLLDNRINNAAVLFPGVGCFLIAVLLASAVHSSNASDNRAKLCKISEYKDETVAIEVSESQESVKKIGDLEDGGVRVDKAKAGTANFLIELENRRSIKVFGKSTMIGLCLPFFSGVCFSLFSPAFNLATNDQWHTLKAGVPHLVVYTAFFYFSISCFIIAIILNVSFLYHPVLNLPRTSFKAYLNDWKGRQWALLAGLLCGFGNGLQFMGGQAAGYAAADAVQALPLVSTFWGILLFGEYRMSSRKTYIFLVSMIVMFIVAVGVLMASSGTRTN; from the exons ATGCATGttgctttctctcttcttcctaggCACTTGGCCTGCTATTATGACTCTCTTAGAGAGAAGAGGTCGGCTTCCTCAGCATACTTACTTGGATTACTCCATCACAAATCTCTTAGCTGCTGTCATCATAGCTTTCACCTTTGGTCAGATTGGACCCAGCACACCAAGCATGCCGAATTTCATAACTCAGCTTTCTCAG GTGGGATAGTTCTCAGCCTTGGGAACCTTTCTACACAGTATGCTTGGGCTCTTGTTGGTCTGTCAGTGACAGAGGTAATTGCGTCAAGCataactgttgtgatag GCACAACTTTAAATTACTTGTTAGACAACCGAATCAATAATGCTGCAGTTCTTTTTCCGGGGGTTGGATGCTTCCTCATCGCAGTTCTCCTGGCATCTGCAGTTCACTCATCCAATGCGTCCGATAATAGAGCAAAGCTTTGTAAAATTTCAGAATACAAGGATGAAACAGT AGCCATAGAAGTTTCAGAGTCACAAGAATCTGTCAAGAAAATAG gGGACTTGGAGGATGGAGGTGTTCGTGTAGATAAGGCTAAAGCTGGGACTGCAAACTTTCTCATAGAGCTTGAAAACAGAAGATCAATCAAG GTTTTTGGAAAGAGTACCATGATTGGTTTGTGCCTACCATTCTTTAGTGGGGTTtgcttctccctcttctcaccAGCATTCAATTTGGCAACAAACGACCAGTGGCATACATTGAAAGCAGGGGTTCCTCATTTGGTTGTATACACTGCTTTTTTCTACTTCTCAATCTCTTGCTTCATCATTGCCATCATTCTAAATGTCAGCTTCCTGTACCATCCGGTACTCAATCTACCCAGAACTTCGTTTAAGGCTTATCTAAATGATTGGAAAGGTAGACAATGGGCCCTCTTGGCTGGACTTTTATGTGGGTTTGGGAATGGTTTACAATTTATGGGAGGTCAAGCTGCAGGATATGCCGCAGCTGATGCTGTGCAG GCACTTCCTCTTGTGAGCACCTTTTGGGGTATACTTTTGTTTGGAGAATACCGGATGTCATCTAGAAAAACATACATATTTCTGGTAAGCATGATAGTCATGTTTATCGTGGCTGTAGGTGTGCTCATGGCATCATCTGGGACGCGGACGAATTGA
- the LOC122077080 gene encoding ureide permease 1-like isoform X5, whose protein sequence is MHVAFSLLPRHLACYYDSLREKRSASSAYLLGLLHHKSLSCCHHSFHLWSDWTQHTKHAEFHNSAFSGELALCFVRNGRWDSSQPWEPFYTVCLGSCWSVSDRGTTLNYLLDNRINNAAVLFPGVGCFLIAVLLASAVHSSNASDNRAKLCKISEYKDETVAIEVSESQESVKKIGDLEDGGVRVDKAKAGTANFLIELENRRSIKVFGKSTMIGLCLPFFSGVCFSLFSPAFNLATNDQWHTLKAGVPHLVVYTAFFYFSISCFIIAIILNVSFLYHPVLNLPRTSFKAYLNDWKGRQWALLAGLLCGFGNGLQFMGGQAAGYAAADAVQALPLVSTFWGILLFGEYRMSSRKTYIFLVSMIVMFIVAVGVLMASSGTRTN, encoded by the exons ATGCATGttgctttctctcttcttcctaggCACTTGGCCTGCTATTATGACTCTCTTAGAGAGAAGAGGTCGGCTTCCTCAGCATACTTACTTGGATTACTCCATCACAAATCTCTTAGCTGCTGTCATCATAGCTTTCACCTTTGGTCAGATTGGACCCAGCACACCAAGCATGCCGAATTTCATAACTCAGCTTTCTCAG GAGAACTGGCCCTCTGTTTTGTTCGCAATGGCAGGTGGGATAGTTCTCAGCCTTGGGAACCTTTCTACACAGTATGCTTGGGCTCTTGTTGGTCTGTCAGTGACAGAG GCACAACTTTAAATTACTTGTTAGACAACCGAATCAATAATGCTGCAGTTCTTTTTCCGGGGGTTGGATGCTTCCTCATCGCAGTTCTCCTGGCATCTGCAGTTCACTCATCCAATGCGTCCGATAATAGAGCAAAGCTTTGTAAAATTTCAGAATACAAGGATGAAACAGT AGCCATAGAAGTTTCAGAGTCACAAGAATCTGTCAAGAAAATAG gGGACTTGGAGGATGGAGGTGTTCGTGTAGATAAGGCTAAAGCTGGGACTGCAAACTTTCTCATAGAGCTTGAAAACAGAAGATCAATCAAG GTTTTTGGAAAGAGTACCATGATTGGTTTGTGCCTACCATTCTTTAGTGGGGTTtgcttctccctcttctcaccAGCATTCAATTTGGCAACAAACGACCAGTGGCATACATTGAAAGCAGGGGTTCCTCATTTGGTTGTATACACTGCTTTTTTCTACTTCTCAATCTCTTGCTTCATCATTGCCATCATTCTAAATGTCAGCTTCCTGTACCATCCGGTACTCAATCTACCCAGAACTTCGTTTAAGGCTTATCTAAATGATTGGAAAGGTAGACAATGGGCCCTCTTGGCTGGACTTTTATGTGGGTTTGGGAATGGTTTACAATTTATGGGAGGTCAAGCTGCAGGATATGCCGCAGCTGATGCTGTGCAG GCACTTCCTCTTGTGAGCACCTTTTGGGGTATACTTTTGTTTGGAGAATACCGGATGTCATCTAGAAAAACATACATATTTCTGGTAAGCATGATAGTCATGTTTATCGTGGCTGTAGGTGTGCTCATGGCATCATCTGGGACGCGGACGAATTGA
- the LOC122077080 gene encoding ureide permease 1-like isoform X2, whose protein sequence is MDFANFPSLVSLSIETERIYFSGLKMYLVVSKGGAIGCMLLSLFFLGTWPAIMTLLERRGRLPQHTYLDYSITNLLAAVIIAFTFGQIGPSTPSMPNFITQLSQENWPSVLFAMAGGIVLSLGNLSTQYAWALVGLSVTEVIASSITVVIGTTLNYLLDNRINNAAVLFPGVGCFLIAVLLASAVHSSNASDNRAKLCKISEYKDETVAIEVSESQESVKKIGDLEDGGVRVDKAKAGTANFLIELENRRSIKVFGKSTMIGLCLPFFSGVCFSLFSPAFNLATNDQWHTLKAGVPHLVVYTAFFYFSISCFIIAIILNVSFLYHPVLNLPRTSFKAYLNDWKGRQWALLAGLLCGFGNGLQFMGGQAAGYAAADAVQALPLVSTFWGILLFGEYRMSSRKTYIFLVSMIVMFIVAVGVLMASSGTRTN, encoded by the exons ATG GATTTTGCCAATTTTCCGTCACTGGTTTCTCTGTCAATTGAGACTGAAAGGATCTATTTCAGTGGGCTGAAGATGTATTTGGTGGTGAGTAAAGGAGGTGCCATAGGATGCATGttgctttctctcttcttcctaggCACTTGGCCTGCTATTATGACTCTCTTAGAGAGAAGAGGTCGGCTTCCTCAGCATACTTACTTGGATTACTCCATCACAAATCTCTTAGCTGCTGTCATCATAGCTTTCACCTTTGGTCAGATTGGACCCAGCACACCAAGCATGCCGAATTTCATAACTCAGCTTTCTCAG GAGAACTGGCCCTCTGTTTTGTTCGCAATGGCAGGTGGGATAGTTCTCAGCCTTGGGAACCTTTCTACACAGTATGCTTGGGCTCTTGTTGGTCTGTCAGTGACAGAGGTAATTGCGTCAAGCataactgttgtgatag GCACAACTTTAAATTACTTGTTAGACAACCGAATCAATAATGCTGCAGTTCTTTTTCCGGGGGTTGGATGCTTCCTCATCGCAGTTCTCCTGGCATCTGCAGTTCACTCATCCAATGCGTCCGATAATAGAGCAAAGCTTTGTAAAATTTCAGAATACAAGGATGAAACAGT AGCCATAGAAGTTTCAGAGTCACAAGAATCTGTCAAGAAAATAG gGGACTTGGAGGATGGAGGTGTTCGTGTAGATAAGGCTAAAGCTGGGACTGCAAACTTTCTCATAGAGCTTGAAAACAGAAGATCAATCAAG GTTTTTGGAAAGAGTACCATGATTGGTTTGTGCCTACCATTCTTTAGTGGGGTTtgcttctccctcttctcaccAGCATTCAATTTGGCAACAAACGACCAGTGGCATACATTGAAAGCAGGGGTTCCTCATTTGGTTGTATACACTGCTTTTTTCTACTTCTCAATCTCTTGCTTCATCATTGCCATCATTCTAAATGTCAGCTTCCTGTACCATCCGGTACTCAATCTACCCAGAACTTCGTTTAAGGCTTATCTAAATGATTGGAAAGGTAGACAATGGGCCCTCTTGGCTGGACTTTTATGTGGGTTTGGGAATGGTTTACAATTTATGGGAGGTCAAGCTGCAGGATATGCCGCAGCTGATGCTGTGCAG GCACTTCCTCTTGTGAGCACCTTTTGGGGTATACTTTTGTTTGGAGAATACCGGATGTCATCTAGAAAAACATACATATTTCTGGTAAGCATGATAGTCATGTTTATCGTGGCTGTAGGTGTGCTCATGGCATCATCTGGGACGCGGACGAATTGA
- the LOC122075878 gene encoding ureide permease 2-like isoform X1 yields the protein MDFADFPSLVSLSIETERIYSSGLKMYLVESKGGAIFCMLLSLFFLGTWPAILTLLERRGRLPQHTYLDYSITNLLAAVIIALTFGQIGASKPDEPNFITQLSQDNWPSVLFAMAGGVVLSLGNLSTQYAWAFVGLSVTEVVTSSLTVVIGTTLNYFLDDRINNAKILFPGVGCFLIAVILGSAVHSSNASDNRAKLSTLSESYKDGTGTIEISELQESVQKKGDLEGGSVRVDKAKSGTANFLIELENRRSIKVFGKSTAIGLGLTFFAGACFSLFSPAFNLATNDQWHTLEAGVPHLVVYTAFFYFSVSCFVLAIILNISFLYYPVLNLPRTSFKAYLNDWNGRPWAFLAGLLCGFGNGLQFMGGQAAGYAAADAVQALPLVSTFWGILFFGEYRKSSKKTYILLVSMLFMFIVAVGVLMASSGHRKN from the exons ATG GACTTTGCTGATTTTCCTTCCCTTGTTTCTCTTTCAATCGAGACTGAGAGGATCTATTCCAGTGGGCTCAAGATGTATTTGGTGGAGAGTAAGGGTGGTGCCATATTCTGCATGttgctttctctcttcttcctaggCACTTGGCCTGCTATTCTGACTCTTTTAGAGAGAAGGGGTCGGCTTCCTCAGCATACTTACTTGGATTACTCCATCACTAATCTCTTAGCTGCTGTCATCATTGCTCTCACCTTTGGTCAGATCGGTGCCAGCAAACCAGACGAGCCAAATTTCATAACTCAGCTGTCTCAG GACAACTGGCCCTCTGTTTTGTTCGCAATGGCAGGTGGGGTAGTTCTCAGCCTTGGGAACCTTTCTACGCAGTATGCTTGGGCTTTTGTTGGCTTGTCAGTGACAGAGGTTGTCACGTCAAGCTTAACTGTTGTAATAG GCACAACTTTAAATTACTTCTTAGACGACCGAATCAATAATGCTAAAATTCTTTTTCCGGGGGTTGGATGCTTCCTCATCGCAGTTATCCTGGGATCTGCAGTTCACTCCTCCAATGCATCCGATAATAGAGCAAAGCTGTCTACACTTTCAGAAAGTTACAAAGATGGAACAGG AACCATAGAAATTTCAGAGTTGCAAGAATCTGTCcagaaaaaag GGGACTTGGAAGGTGGAAGTGTTCGTGTAgataaagcaaaatctgggacTGCAAACTTTCTCATAGAACTTGAAAACAGAAGATCAATCAAG GTTTTTGGAAAGAGTACTGCGATTGGTTTGGGCCTAACTTTTTTTGCTGGAGCTtgcttctccctcttctcaccTGCATTCAATTTGGCGACGAATGACCAGTGGCATACATTGGAAGCAGGGGTTCCCCATTTGGTTGTATACACTGCATTTTTCTACTTCTCAGTGTCTTGTTTCGTCCTTGCCATCATTCTAAATATCAGCTTCCTGTACTACCCGGTACTCAATTTACCGAGAACGTCATTTAAGGCTTATCTGAATGATTGGAATGGTAGACCATGGGCCTTCTTGGCTGGACTTCTCTGTGGGTTTGGGAATGGTTTACAATTCATGGGAGGTCAAGCTGCAGGATATGCCGCAGCTGATGCTGTGCAG GCACTTCCTCTTGTGAGCACCTTTTGGGGTATACTTTTCTTTGGAGAATACCGGAagtcatccaagaaaacatacATATTACTGGTGAGCATGCTATTCATGTTTATTGTGGCTGTAGGTGTGCTCATGGCATCATCTGGGCATCGGAAGAATTGA
- the LOC122077080 gene encoding ureide permease 1-like isoform X4, with protein sequence MHVAFSLLPRHLACYYDSLREKRSASSAYLLGLLHHKSLSCCHHSFHLWSDWTQHTKHAEFHNSAFSGGIVLSLGNLSTQYAWALVGLSVTEVIASSITVVIESSVLIMVMTGTTLNYLLDNRINNAAVLFPGVGCFLIAVLLASAVHSSNASDNRAKLCKISEYKDETVAIEVSESQESVKKIGDLEDGGVRVDKAKAGTANFLIELENRRSIKVFGKSTMIGLCLPFFSGVCFSLFSPAFNLATNDQWHTLKAGVPHLVVYTAFFYFSISCFIIAIILNVSFLYHPVLNLPRTSFKAYLNDWKGRQWALLAGLLCGFGNGLQFMGGQAAGYAAADAVQALPLVSTFWGILLFGEYRMSSRKTYIFLVSMIVMFIVAVGVLMASSGTRTN encoded by the exons ATGCATGttgctttctctcttcttcctaggCACTTGGCCTGCTATTATGACTCTCTTAGAGAGAAGAGGTCGGCTTCCTCAGCATACTTACTTGGATTACTCCATCACAAATCTCTTAGCTGCTGTCATCATAGCTTTCACCTTTGGTCAGATTGGACCCAGCACACCAAGCATGCCGAATTTCATAACTCAGCTTTCTCAG GTGGGATAGTTCTCAGCCTTGGGAACCTTTCTACACAGTATGCTTGGGCTCTTGTTGGTCTGTCAGTGACAGAGGTAATTGCGTCAAGCataactgttgtgatag AATCATCTGTCCTTATCATGGTTATGACAGGCACAACTTTAAATTACTTGTTAGACAACCGAATCAATAATGCTGCAGTTCTTTTTCCGGGGGTTGGATGCTTCCTCATCGCAGTTCTCCTGGCATCTGCAGTTCACTCATCCAATGCGTCCGATAATAGAGCAAAGCTTTGTAAAATTTCAGAATACAAGGATGAAACAGT AGCCATAGAAGTTTCAGAGTCACAAGAATCTGTCAAGAAAATAG gGGACTTGGAGGATGGAGGTGTTCGTGTAGATAAGGCTAAAGCTGGGACTGCAAACTTTCTCATAGAGCTTGAAAACAGAAGATCAATCAAG GTTTTTGGAAAGAGTACCATGATTGGTTTGTGCCTACCATTCTTTAGTGGGGTTtgcttctccctcttctcaccAGCATTCAATTTGGCAACAAACGACCAGTGGCATACATTGAAAGCAGGGGTTCCTCATTTGGTTGTATACACTGCTTTTTTCTACTTCTCAATCTCTTGCTTCATCATTGCCATCATTCTAAATGTCAGCTTCCTGTACCATCCGGTACTCAATCTACCCAGAACTTCGTTTAAGGCTTATCTAAATGATTGGAAAGGTAGACAATGGGCCCTCTTGGCTGGACTTTTATGTGGGTTTGGGAATGGTTTACAATTTATGGGAGGTCAAGCTGCAGGATATGCCGCAGCTGATGCTGTGCAG GCACTTCCTCTTGTGAGCACCTTTTGGGGTATACTTTTGTTTGGAGAATACCGGATGTCATCTAGAAAAACATACATATTTCTGGTAAGCATGATAGTCATGTTTATCGTGGCTGTAGGTGTGCTCATGGCATCATCTGGGACGCGGACGAATTGA
- the LOC122077080 gene encoding ureide permease 1-like isoform X3: MHVAFSLLPRHLACYYDSLREKRSASSAYLLGLLHHKSLSCCHHSFHLWSDWTQHTKHAEFHNSAFSGELALCFVRNGRWDSSQPWEPFYTVCLGSCWSVSDRESSVLIMVMTGTTLNYLLDNRINNAAVLFPGVGCFLIAVLLASAVHSSNASDNRAKLCKISEYKDETVAIEVSESQESVKKIGDLEDGGVRVDKAKAGTANFLIELENRRSIKVFGKSTMIGLCLPFFSGVCFSLFSPAFNLATNDQWHTLKAGVPHLVVYTAFFYFSISCFIIAIILNVSFLYHPVLNLPRTSFKAYLNDWKGRQWALLAGLLCGFGNGLQFMGGQAAGYAAADAVQALPLVSTFWGILLFGEYRMSSRKTYIFLVSMIVMFIVAVGVLMASSGTRTN; encoded by the exons ATGCATGttgctttctctcttcttcctaggCACTTGGCCTGCTATTATGACTCTCTTAGAGAGAAGAGGTCGGCTTCCTCAGCATACTTACTTGGATTACTCCATCACAAATCTCTTAGCTGCTGTCATCATAGCTTTCACCTTTGGTCAGATTGGACCCAGCACACCAAGCATGCCGAATTTCATAACTCAGCTTTCTCAG GAGAACTGGCCCTCTGTTTTGTTCGCAATGGCAGGTGGGATAGTTCTCAGCCTTGGGAACCTTTCTACACAGTATGCTTGGGCTCTTGTTGGTCTGTCAGTGACAGAG AATCATCTGTCCTTATCATGGTTATGACAGGCACAACTTTAAATTACTTGTTAGACAACCGAATCAATAATGCTGCAGTTCTTTTTCCGGGGGTTGGATGCTTCCTCATCGCAGTTCTCCTGGCATCTGCAGTTCACTCATCCAATGCGTCCGATAATAGAGCAAAGCTTTGTAAAATTTCAGAATACAAGGATGAAACAGT AGCCATAGAAGTTTCAGAGTCACAAGAATCTGTCAAGAAAATAG gGGACTTGGAGGATGGAGGTGTTCGTGTAGATAAGGCTAAAGCTGGGACTGCAAACTTTCTCATAGAGCTTGAAAACAGAAGATCAATCAAG GTTTTTGGAAAGAGTACCATGATTGGTTTGTGCCTACCATTCTTTAGTGGGGTTtgcttctccctcttctcaccAGCATTCAATTTGGCAACAAACGACCAGTGGCATACATTGAAAGCAGGGGTTCCTCATTTGGTTGTATACACTGCTTTTTTCTACTTCTCAATCTCTTGCTTCATCATTGCCATCATTCTAAATGTCAGCTTCCTGTACCATCCGGTACTCAATCTACCCAGAACTTCGTTTAAGGCTTATCTAAATGATTGGAAAGGTAGACAATGGGCCCTCTTGGCTGGACTTTTATGTGGGTTTGGGAATGGTTTACAATTTATGGGAGGTCAAGCTGCAGGATATGCCGCAGCTGATGCTGTGCAG GCACTTCCTCTTGTGAGCACCTTTTGGGGTATACTTTTGTTTGGAGAATACCGGATGTCATCTAGAAAAACATACATATTTCTGGTAAGCATGATAGTCATGTTTATCGTGGCTGTAGGTGTGCTCATGGCATCATCTGGGACGCGGACGAATTGA
- the LOC122075878 gene encoding ureide permease 2-like isoform X2, producing MYLVESKGGAIFCMLLSLFFLGTWPAILTLLERRGRLPQHTYLDYSITNLLAAVIIALTFGQIGASKPDEPNFITQLSQDNWPSVLFAMAGGVVLSLGNLSTQYAWAFVGLSVTEVVTSSLTVVIGTTLNYFLDDRINNAKILFPGVGCFLIAVILGSAVHSSNASDNRAKLSTLSESYKDGTGTIEISELQESVQKKGDLEGGSVRVDKAKSGTANFLIELENRRSIKVFGKSTAIGLGLTFFAGACFSLFSPAFNLATNDQWHTLEAGVPHLVVYTAFFYFSVSCFVLAIILNISFLYYPVLNLPRTSFKAYLNDWNGRPWAFLAGLLCGFGNGLQFMGGQAAGYAAADAVQALPLVSTFWGILFFGEYRKSSKKTYILLVSMLFMFIVAVGVLMASSGHRKN from the exons ATGTATTTGGTGGAGAGTAAGGGTGGTGCCATATTCTGCATGttgctttctctcttcttcctaggCACTTGGCCTGCTATTCTGACTCTTTTAGAGAGAAGGGGTCGGCTTCCTCAGCATACTTACTTGGATTACTCCATCACTAATCTCTTAGCTGCTGTCATCATTGCTCTCACCTTTGGTCAGATCGGTGCCAGCAAACCAGACGAGCCAAATTTCATAACTCAGCTGTCTCAG GACAACTGGCCCTCTGTTTTGTTCGCAATGGCAGGTGGGGTAGTTCTCAGCCTTGGGAACCTTTCTACGCAGTATGCTTGGGCTTTTGTTGGCTTGTCAGTGACAGAGGTTGTCACGTCAAGCTTAACTGTTGTAATAG GCACAACTTTAAATTACTTCTTAGACGACCGAATCAATAATGCTAAAATTCTTTTTCCGGGGGTTGGATGCTTCCTCATCGCAGTTATCCTGGGATCTGCAGTTCACTCCTCCAATGCATCCGATAATAGAGCAAAGCTGTCTACACTTTCAGAAAGTTACAAAGATGGAACAGG AACCATAGAAATTTCAGAGTTGCAAGAATCTGTCcagaaaaaag GGGACTTGGAAGGTGGAAGTGTTCGTGTAgataaagcaaaatctgggacTGCAAACTTTCTCATAGAACTTGAAAACAGAAGATCAATCAAG GTTTTTGGAAAGAGTACTGCGATTGGTTTGGGCCTAACTTTTTTTGCTGGAGCTtgcttctccctcttctcaccTGCATTCAATTTGGCGACGAATGACCAGTGGCATACATTGGAAGCAGGGGTTCCCCATTTGGTTGTATACACTGCATTTTTCTACTTCTCAGTGTCTTGTTTCGTCCTTGCCATCATTCTAAATATCAGCTTCCTGTACTACCCGGTACTCAATTTACCGAGAACGTCATTTAAGGCTTATCTGAATGATTGGAATGGTAGACCATGGGCCTTCTTGGCTGGACTTCTCTGTGGGTTTGGGAATGGTTTACAATTCATGGGAGGTCAAGCTGCAGGATATGCCGCAGCTGATGCTGTGCAG GCACTTCCTCTTGTGAGCACCTTTTGGGGTATACTTTTCTTTGGAGAATACCGGAagtcatccaagaaaacatacATATTACTGGTGAGCATGCTATTCATGTTTATTGTGGCTGTAGGTGTGCTCATGGCATCATCTGGGCATCGGAAGAATTGA
- the LOC122077080 gene encoding ureide permease 1-like isoform X1, whose amino-acid sequence MDFANFPSLVSLSIETERIYFSGLKMYLVVSKGGAIGCMLLSLFFLGTWPAIMTLLERRGRLPQHTYLDYSITNLLAAVIIAFTFGQIGPSTPSMPNFITQLSQENWPSVLFAMAGGIVLSLGNLSTQYAWALVGLSVTEVIASSITVVIESSVLIMVMTGTTLNYLLDNRINNAAVLFPGVGCFLIAVLLASAVHSSNASDNRAKLCKISEYKDETVAIEVSESQESVKKIGDLEDGGVRVDKAKAGTANFLIELENRRSIKVFGKSTMIGLCLPFFSGVCFSLFSPAFNLATNDQWHTLKAGVPHLVVYTAFFYFSISCFIIAIILNVSFLYHPVLNLPRTSFKAYLNDWKGRQWALLAGLLCGFGNGLQFMGGQAAGYAAADAVQALPLVSTFWGILLFGEYRMSSRKTYIFLVSMIVMFIVAVGVLMASSGTRTN is encoded by the exons ATG GATTTTGCCAATTTTCCGTCACTGGTTTCTCTGTCAATTGAGACTGAAAGGATCTATTTCAGTGGGCTGAAGATGTATTTGGTGGTGAGTAAAGGAGGTGCCATAGGATGCATGttgctttctctcttcttcctaggCACTTGGCCTGCTATTATGACTCTCTTAGAGAGAAGAGGTCGGCTTCCTCAGCATACTTACTTGGATTACTCCATCACAAATCTCTTAGCTGCTGTCATCATAGCTTTCACCTTTGGTCAGATTGGACCCAGCACACCAAGCATGCCGAATTTCATAACTCAGCTTTCTCAG GAGAACTGGCCCTCTGTTTTGTTCGCAATGGCAGGTGGGATAGTTCTCAGCCTTGGGAACCTTTCTACACAGTATGCTTGGGCTCTTGTTGGTCTGTCAGTGACAGAGGTAATTGCGTCAAGCataactgttgtgatag AATCATCTGTCCTTATCATGGTTATGACAGGCACAACTTTAAATTACTTGTTAGACAACCGAATCAATAATGCTGCAGTTCTTTTTCCGGGGGTTGGATGCTTCCTCATCGCAGTTCTCCTGGCATCTGCAGTTCACTCATCCAATGCGTCCGATAATAGAGCAAAGCTTTGTAAAATTTCAGAATACAAGGATGAAACAGT AGCCATAGAAGTTTCAGAGTCACAAGAATCTGTCAAGAAAATAG gGGACTTGGAGGATGGAGGTGTTCGTGTAGATAAGGCTAAAGCTGGGACTGCAAACTTTCTCATAGAGCTTGAAAACAGAAGATCAATCAAG GTTTTTGGAAAGAGTACCATGATTGGTTTGTGCCTACCATTCTTTAGTGGGGTTtgcttctccctcttctcaccAGCATTCAATTTGGCAACAAACGACCAGTGGCATACATTGAAAGCAGGGGTTCCTCATTTGGTTGTATACACTGCTTTTTTCTACTTCTCAATCTCTTGCTTCATCATTGCCATCATTCTAAATGTCAGCTTCCTGTACCATCCGGTACTCAATCTACCCAGAACTTCGTTTAAGGCTTATCTAAATGATTGGAAAGGTAGACAATGGGCCCTCTTGGCTGGACTTTTATGTGGGTTTGGGAATGGTTTACAATTTATGGGAGGTCAAGCTGCAGGATATGCCGCAGCTGATGCTGTGCAG GCACTTCCTCTTGTGAGCACCTTTTGGGGTATACTTTTGTTTGGAGAATACCGGATGTCATCTAGAAAAACATACATATTTCTGGTAAGCATGATAGTCATGTTTATCGTGGCTGTAGGTGTGCTCATGGCATCATCTGGGACGCGGACGAATTGA